A genomic window from Brevinematales bacterium includes:
- a CDS encoding 2,3-bisphosphoglycerate-independent phosphoglycerate mutase translates to MSFNLKPLTQFKGRPGPLMVIVMDGIGIGKEYEGNAVYMAKTPVLDKLFKSELYAELRAHGTAVGLPSDDDMGNSEVGHNALGAGRVFAQGAKRVNQAIHDGSIFKSAVWTKIAAQCKSNHSAIHFIGLLSDGNVHSHINHLIAMIRQADTEGIEKLRVHILLDGRDVPEKSAPTYIDMLESHLDKFRAKGRDYKIASGGGRMVTTMDRYFANWEVVKKGWDAHVLGKGRQFKSAREAVETYYTEDPKMTDQYMDSFVVAENGKPVGTIEDGDCVVFFNFRGDRAIEITMAFENEQGFGHFDRVRFPKVLYAGMMQYDGDLKLPSNFLVDPPTIDRTVGEYLCTNKVTCFAMSETQKYGHVTYFWNGNRSGYIDEKLEKYLEIPSDKIQFDQAPKMKAREITEKAKELLKSGQYKFGRINLANGDMVGHTGIMPAAITAVETVDTCVGELIDLVSSLGGITVVTADHGNADIMYTEKNGKKEVQTAHTLNPVPFVIIDSGYQGEYKMADIEQPGLANVASTICNLLGFEAPEGYEPSLIEFK, encoded by the coding sequence ATGAGTTTCAATTTAAAGCCCCTTACCCAATTCAAGGGGCGCCCCGGTCCGTTAATGGTAATCGTGATGGACGGGATCGGTATCGGAAAAGAATACGAGGGGAACGCCGTCTATATGGCGAAGACCCCCGTTCTCGATAAGCTCTTCAAGAGCGAACTTTACGCCGAGCTCCGTGCGCACGGTACCGCCGTAGGACTCCCGTCCGACGACGATATGGGCAACAGCGAAGTCGGGCATAACGCTCTCGGCGCGGGACGCGTATTCGCGCAGGGCGCGAAACGGGTCAACCAGGCTATCCATGACGGGAGTATTTTTAAAAGCGCCGTGTGGACGAAAATCGCCGCGCAATGCAAATCCAATCATTCCGCGATCCATTTCATCGGGCTTCTTTCCGACGGTAACGTGCATTCTCATATCAATCACCTGATCGCGATGATCCGTCAGGCGGACACCGAGGGTATCGAGAAACTCCGGGTGCATATCCTACTCGACGGGCGCGATGTGCCGGAGAAGTCGGCGCCGACCTATATCGATATGCTGGAGTCCCATCTCGACAAGTTCCGCGCGAAGGGACGCGATTATAAAATCGCCTCCGGCGGCGGACGTATGGTTACTACTATGGACAGGTATTTCGCGAACTGGGAAGTAGTTAAAAAAGGATGGGACGCGCATGTGCTCGGCAAGGGACGCCAGTTTAAATCCGCGCGGGAAGCGGTGGAAACCTACTATACCGAAGACCCGAAAATGACCGACCAGTATATGGATTCGTTTGTCGTCGCCGAAAACGGCAAGCCAGTCGGGACTATCGAGGACGGCGACTGCGTGGTATTCTTTAACTTCCGGGGCGACCGCGCTATCGAAATAACGATGGCGTTCGAGAATGAACAGGGATTCGGACACTTCGACCGCGTGCGCTTCCCGAAGGTTCTCTACGCCGGGATGATGCAGTACGACGGCGACCTCAAACTCCCGTCGAACTTCCTCGTCGATCCCCCCACTATCGACCGCACGGTCGGCGAATACCTCTGCACCAATAAAGTCACCTGTTTCGCGATGTCGGAGACCCAGAAGTACGGGCATGTCACCTACTTCTGGAACGGCAACCGTTCGGGATATATCGACGAGAAGCTCGAGAAGTACCTCGAAATCCCGTCGGATAAAATACAGTTCGACCAGGCGCCGAAGATGAAAGCCCGCGAGATCACCGAAAAGGCGAAGGAACTCCTCAAGTCCGGGCAGTATAAGTTCGGGCGTATCAATCTCGCCAACGGGGATATGGTCGGGCATACCGGAATTATGCCGGCCGCGATCACCGCGGTCGAGACAGTCGATACCTGTGTCGGCGAGCTGATCGACCTGGTCAGCAGCCTCGGCGGGATAACAGTGGTCACCGCCGATCACGGCAACGCGGACATCATGTACACCGAGAAGAACGGGAAGAAGGAAGTCCAGACCGCGCATACCCTCAACCCCGTCCCGTTCGTAATCATCGATTCCGGGTATCAGGGCGAGTATAAGATGGCGGATATCGAACAGCCCGGGCTCGCGAATGTCGCGTCCACGATATGCAACCTTCTCGGCTTCGAGGCGCCGGAGGGGTATGAACCGTCGCTGATTGAGTTCAAATAG